The Bradyrhizobium oligotrophicum S58 genome contains the following window.
GCGATGGCCGTGGCCCTTTCACTGGCGCTGCCGACGGTGCTCGCCGTCTCGGCGGCCGACGCCCGGATCGGCGGCGGCTCCAGCTCGGGCTCCCGCGGCACGCGCACCTTCTCGGCGCCGCCTTCGACCTCCACGGCGCCCGGATCGGCGTCCCAGTTCAACCGCACCATCACCCAGCCGGGCCAGCCTGGCGGCTTCAACACCGCCCAGCCGTCGCGCGGCGGGCTGTTCGGTGGCCGCGCCGGCGGCCTTCTGGGCGGCCTCGCAGCCGGGTTCCTCGGCGCCGGCCTGTTCGGCATGCTGTTCGGCGGCGGCCTGTTCTCCGGCCTCGGCGGCTTCGCCTCGATCCTCGGCCTGATCCTGCAGGTGGTGCTGGTGGTGTTCCTTGTGCGCATGGCGATGGCCTGGTGGCAGCGCCGCAACCAGCCGGCCTATGCCTCCGGCCCGTCGCCGGCCGACGGCCAGCAGGGCTTCCGCTCCGGCCTCGGCGGCTTCGGAGGCTTCGGCGGCAGCAGCAACGCGCCGCCGCTGCAGATCCAGCCGGCCGACTATGAGGCGTTCGAGCGGCTGCTCGGCGAGATCCAGCAGGCCTGGTCGAACGAGGACGTCGGCCGCCTGCGGCTGTCGTCGACGCCCGAGATGGCGTCCTATTTCGAGCGCGATCTCGAGGAGAACCAGGCCCGCGGCGTGGTCAACAAGGTCTCCGGTGTGAAGCTGCTGCAGGGCGACCTCTCCGAAGCCTGGCGCGAGAACGGCGCCGACTACGCCACGGTGGCGCTGCGCTTCACCCTGACCGACAAGACGGTCGAGCGCGCCTCGGGCCGCGTGGTCGAAGGCTCCGACCAGCCGCAGGAGGTCACGGAGATCTGGACCTTCCTGCGTCACCCCGGCGCCGACTGGCAGCTGTCGGCGATCCAGCAGGTCAGCTGAGCCAGGTCAGCTGAGCCAAGGCTTTGAGATGATCATCAGGCGCCGCGGAGCCATCCGCGGCGCCTTTGCTTTGCCCGTTCCGCACGGAATAATCCGACGCGTAACGGGTTCCACAGGCACCCACGACATCGCGCGCAAGCGATGCGCCAACGACATCCACGAGGGAGGACAGCCATGACATCGATCCGCACCATCATGCGCGCGAGCGCGCTGCTCGCCGCAGTTTCCGCTGCGCCCGGCCTGATCGCGCCCGCGGCCGCGCAGAGCGCCGGCATGAGCTTCTTTCTGACCAGCAGCGGCCCCGGCAATGGCGGCGATCTCGGCGGCCTCGCCGGCGCCGACAAACACTGCCAGACCCTGGCGCAGGCGGCCGGCGCCGGTGCCAAGACCTGGCGCGCTTATCTGTCGACCCAGGCCGCCGACGGCCAGCCGGCCGTCAATGCGCGCGACCGCATCGGCAAGGGCCCGTGGCAGAACGCCAAGGGCGTGGTCGTCGCCAAGGACGTCACCGAGCTGCATGGCGCCAACAACCTCAGCAAGCAGACCGCGCTGAGCGAAAAGGGCGAGGTGATCAATGGCCGCGGGGATACGCCGAACCGTCACGACGTGCTGACCGGCTCGCAGGCCGACGGGACGGCGTTCGCCGCCGGCGAGGACCGCACCTGCCGCAAC
Protein-coding sequences here:
- a CDS encoding Tim44 domain-containing protein gives rise to the protein MQRKSGLLKAMAVALSLALPTVLAVSAADARIGGGSSSGSRGTRTFSAPPSTSTAPGSASQFNRTITQPGQPGGFNTAQPSRGGLFGGRAGGLLGGLAAGFLGAGLFGMLFGGGLFSGLGGFASILGLILQVVLVVFLVRMAMAWWQRRNQPAYASGPSPADGQQGFRSGLGGFGGFGGSSNAPPLQIQPADYEAFERLLGEIQQAWSNEDVGRLRLSSTPEMASYFERDLEENQARGVVNKVSGVKLLQGDLSEAWRENGADYATVALRFTLTDKTVERASGRVVEGSDQPQEVTEIWTFLRHPGADWQLSAIQQVS